The Brassica napus cultivar Da-Ae chromosome C7, Da-Ae, whole genome shotgun sequence genome has a segment encoding these proteins:
- the LOC125590367 gene encoding uncharacterized protein LOC125590367 → MHLRGNGLLETINSSKTVSDEKKAKAMIFLRHHIYDGLKNEYITKEDPCDLWKSFKERFDHQKYVILPKAKHEWIHLRFQDYKSVSEFNSAMFGITSRMMLCGEKISDYDMIEKTLSTFHPENVILQQQYRVNGYTRYSELMQVLLVAEQNNQLVTLYHQARPTGSAPFPEANVASSSYDNRRGRGRGRGGNRYHGRGRGRGRRFCPYDERNNKDFHENERNEKGQDDKRQTGKVCYRCGMKGHWVRNCRTPKHLADLYRESQKGKEKGRGETNFISDEPGPSFHGLNDDTHLDVSDFLVEPESIDE, encoded by the coding sequence ATGCACCTGAGAGGAAACGGGCTTTTGGAAACCATCAATAGTTCGAAAACGGTGTCAGATGAGAAAAAGGCTAAAGCCATGATATTTTTACGACACCACATCTATGATGGTTTAAAGAATGAATATATTACGAAagaggatccttgtgacctcTGGAAATCTTTTAAAGAGAGGTTCGATCACCAGAAATATGTGATCTTACCGAAAGCTAAACACGAGTGGATCCATCTCCGGTTCCAGGATTACAAAAGTGTTAGTGAGTTTAATTCCGCGATGTTCGGAATTACTTCAAGGATGATGTTATGTGGAGAGAAAATAAGTGATTATGATATGATCGAGAAAACTCTCTCCACGTTCCATCCTGAAAATGTAATCTTGCAGCAACAATACCGGGTGAATGGATATACCCGTTACTCGGAGTTGATGCAAGTCCTCCTTGTAGCGGAGCAGAATAATCAACTCGTGACTTTATACCATCAAGCTCGTCCCACTGGATCTGCTCCATTCCCTGAAGCGAATGTTGCATCATCCAGTTATGATAATAGAAGAGGACGAGGTCGTGGACGTGGTGGAAACCGTTATcatggtcgtggaagaggacgaggaagaagattctGTCCCTATgatgaaagaaataataaagactTCCACGAAAATGAAAGGAATGAAAAGGGCCAGGATGATAAAAGGCAAACGGGAAAGGTTTGCTACAGATGCGGCATGAAAGGTCATTGGGTACGTAACTGTCGTACGCCAAAACATTTAGCCGATCTGTATAGAGAATCCCAAAAgggaaaagaaaaaggaagaggTGAAACAAACTTCATCTCTGATGAACCTGGGCCATCCTTTCATGGTTTAAACGATGATACTCATCTCGACGTATCAGATTTTCTGGTTGAGCCAGAGAGTATCGATGAGTGA